In Pseudomonas hamedanensis, a single window of DNA contains:
- a CDS encoding MFS family transporter — protein MTTTTSHYTGEERSKRIFAIVGASSGNLVEWFDFYVYAFCAIYFAPAFFPSDNPTVQLVNTAGVFAAGFLMRPIGGWIFGRVADKHGRKNSMLISILMMCFGSLLIACLPTYKDIGVWAPVLLLFARLLQGLSVGGEYGTTATYMSEVALKGQRGFFASFQYVTLIGGQLLAVSLVVVLQQFLTEEDLRAYGWRIPFVVGAVAALISLFLRRSLKETTNKETREHKDAGSIAALFRDHKAAFITVLGYTAGGSLIFYTFTTYMQKYLVNTAGMHAKTASYIMTGALFLYMCMQPLFGMLADKIGRRNSMLWFGALGTLFTVPILLSLKSISSPFLAFVLITLALAIVSFYTSISGLVKAEMFPPEVRALGVGLAYAVANAIFGGSAEFVALSLKNIGMENSFYWYVTAMMAVAFLFSLRLPKQAAYLHHDL, from the coding sequence ATGACCACCACCACTTCCCATTACACCGGCGAAGAGCGCAGCAAGCGCATCTTCGCCATTGTCGGCGCCTCGTCCGGCAATCTGGTCGAATGGTTCGACTTCTATGTCTATGCCTTCTGCGCGATCTATTTCGCCCCGGCGTTTTTCCCCTCCGATAACCCGACCGTGCAACTGGTCAATACCGCCGGTGTGTTTGCCGCTGGCTTCCTGATGCGGCCGATTGGCGGCTGGATCTTCGGCCGGGTCGCCGACAAGCACGGGCGCAAGAATTCGATGCTCATCTCGATTCTGATGATGTGCTTTGGCTCGCTGTTGATCGCCTGCCTGCCGACCTACAAGGACATTGGGGTCTGGGCGCCGGTCCTGCTGCTTTTCGCACGTCTGTTGCAAGGGTTGTCGGTGGGTGGCGAATACGGCACCACCGCGACCTACATGAGTGAGGTGGCGCTCAAGGGCCAGCGCGGCTTCTTCGCCTCGTTCCAGTACGTGACGTTGATCGGCGGACAACTGCTGGCGGTGTCGCTGGTGGTGGTGCTGCAACAGTTCCTCACCGAAGAAGACCTGCGGGCCTACGGCTGGCGGATTCCGTTCGTGGTCGGTGCGGTGGCGGCGCTGATTTCGCTGTTCCTGCGGCGTTCGCTGAAAGAAACCACCAACAAGGAAACCCGCGAACACAAAGACGCCGGCAGCATCGCGGCACTGTTTCGCGATCACAAAGCCGCGTTCATCACGGTACTCGGCTACACCGCGGGCGGGTCGCTGATTTTCTACACCTTCACCACCTACATGCAGAAATACCTGGTCAACACCGCCGGCATGCACGCCAAGACCGCCAGCTACATCATGACCGGCGCGCTGTTTCTGTACATGTGCATGCAGCCGCTGTTCGGCATGCTCGCCGACAAGATCGGCCGACGTAATTCGATGCTCTGGTTTGGCGCCCTCGGCACGCTGTTCACCGTGCCGATCCTGCTCAGTTTGAAAAGCATCAGCAGCCCGTTTCTGGCGTTCGTGCTGATCACGCTGGCGCTGGCAATTGTCAGTTTCTACACCTCGATCAGCGGGTTGGTGAAAGCCGAAATGTTCCCGCCTGAGGTGCGCGCCCTCGGTGTCGGTCTGGCCTATGCGGTGGCCAACGCGATCTTTGGCGGTTCAGCGGAGTTCGTCGCCCTGAGCCTGAAAAATATCGGCATGGAAAACTCGTTCTATTGGTACGTCACGGCGATGATGGCGGTGGCGTTCCTGTTCAGCCTGCGCCTGCCGAAACAGGCGGCGTATTTGCACCACGATCTCTAA
- the pcaR gene encoding pca regulon transcriptional regulator PcaR, which translates to MNDQMRNSFTSVAPPIVASPAKRIQALTGDPDFMTSLARGLAVVQAFQERKRHLTIAQISHRTEIPRAAVRRCLHTLIKLGYATTDGRTYSLLPKVLTLGHAYLSSTPLAVSAQPYLDRMSEQLHEACNMATLEGDDILYIARSATTQRLISVDLSVGGRLPAYCTSMGRILLAALDDTSLGEYLEHAELVAKTSRTIHTPDALLECLQQVRQQGWCIVDQELEQGLRSIAVPVYDASGQVVAALNVSTHAGRVSRTELEQRFLPGLLSASRDLSAQLFA; encoded by the coding sequence ATGAACGATCAAATGCGCAACTCCTTCACCTCCGTGGCGCCGCCGATTGTGGCCTCGCCGGCCAAACGCATTCAGGCCCTGACCGGCGATCCTGATTTCATGACGTCGCTGGCACGGGGACTTGCGGTTGTTCAGGCGTTTCAGGAGCGCAAGCGTCACTTGACCATCGCGCAGATCAGCCATCGCACGGAAATTCCCCGCGCCGCCGTGCGCCGTTGCCTGCACACGCTGATCAAGCTCGGTTACGCCACCACCGACGGTCGCACCTATTCATTGCTGCCCAAGGTGCTGACCCTCGGCCACGCATATCTGTCGTCGACGCCGCTGGCGGTGTCCGCCCAGCCCTACCTCGACCGCATGAGCGAGCAACTGCACGAAGCCTGCAACATGGCCACGCTTGAGGGCGACGACATTCTCTATATCGCCCGTTCGGCGACCACCCAGCGTCTGATTTCGGTGGACCTGTCGGTGGGCGGACGCCTGCCGGCCTATTGCACGTCGATGGGGCGGATCCTGCTGGCGGCGCTGGACGATACTTCGCTCGGTGAATACCTTGAGCACGCTGAACTCGTCGCCAAGACCAGCCGCACGATTCATACCCCCGATGCCTTGCTCGAATGCCTGCAGCAAGTGCGGCAGCAAGGCTGGTGCATCGTCGATCAGGAGCTGGAGCAGGGCCTGCGCTCGATTGCCGTGCCGGTCTACGATGCCTCGGGGCAAGTGGTCGCGGCGCTCAACGTCAGTACCCATGCCGGCCGGGTCAGTCGTACCGAACTGGAGCAGCGCTTCCTGCCGGGCCTGTTGAGCGCCAGCCGCGACCTCAGCGCGCAGTTGTTCGCCTGA
- a CDS encoding CoA transferase subunit A produces MAEILSLHDAVKQFVNDGDTVALEGFTHLIPTAAGHEIIRQGKKDLTLVRMTPDLIYDQLIGAGCARKLIFSWGGNPGVGSLHRLRDAVEKQWPQPLEIEEHSHADLANAYVAGASGLPFAVLRAYAGSDLPKVNPLIKTVTCPFTGEVLAAVPSVRPDVTVIHAQKADRKGNVLLWGILGVQKEAALAAKRCIVTVEEIVDDLNAPMNACVLPTWALSAVCHVPGGAHPSYAHGYTERDNRFYQAWDPIARDRETFTAWINEYIHGCADFSEFQAKLAAASEAK; encoded by the coding sequence ATGGCTGAGATCCTTTCGCTGCACGACGCGGTGAAGCAATTCGTCAACGACGGCGACACCGTCGCCCTCGAAGGCTTCACTCACCTGATCCCTACGGCAGCGGGTCATGAAATCATTCGTCAAGGCAAGAAAGATCTGACCCTGGTGCGGATGACGCCTGACCTGATCTACGACCAACTGATCGGCGCCGGGTGCGCGCGCAAATTGATTTTCTCCTGGGGCGGCAACCCCGGCGTGGGTTCGCTGCACCGTCTGCGCGACGCGGTCGAGAAGCAATGGCCGCAGCCGCTGGAAATCGAAGAACACAGCCACGCCGACCTCGCCAACGCCTACGTCGCCGGCGCTTCCGGCCTGCCGTTCGCGGTACTGCGTGCTTATGCCGGCTCTGATCTGCCGAAGGTCAATCCGTTGATCAAAACCGTGACCTGCCCGTTCACCGGCGAAGTGCTGGCGGCGGTGCCTTCGGTGCGCCCGGACGTCACGGTGATCCATGCGCAGAAAGCCGACCGCAAGGGCAACGTGCTGCTCTGGGGCATTCTCGGCGTGCAGAAAGAAGCCGCGCTGGCGGCCAAGCGCTGCATCGTCACGGTTGAGGAAATCGTCGACGACCTCAACGCACCGATGAACGCATGTGTGCTGCCGACCTGGGCGCTGAGCGCAGTCTGCCACGTGCCGGGCGGCGCGCATCCGTCCTATGCCCACGGCTACACCGAGCGTGACAATCGGTTTTATCAGGCGTGGGACCCGATCGCTCGCGACCGTGAGACGTTTACTGCGTGGATCAACGAATACATCCATGGCTGCGCTGACTTCAGCGAGTTCCAGGCCAAGTTGGCCGCTGCCTCGGAGGCCAAGTAA
- a CDS encoding 3-carboxy-cis,cis-muconate cycloisomerase, with amino-acid sequence MTQRPGNQLFDAYFTARDMREVFCDQGRVQAMLDFEAALARAEARIGLIPLSAVAPIAAACDAGLYDFAALGETIASAGNSAIPLVKALGRQIASSDAEAERYVHLGATSQDVMDSGLVLQLRQALALIESDLAQLADSLATQAQRFATTPLAGRTWLQHATPVTLGMKIAGWLGAVTRSRQRLRELKPRLLVLQFGGASGTLAALGEQALPIAQALAEELQLSLPEQPWHTQRDCIVEFGAVLGLIAGSLGKLGRDISLLMQTEAAEVFEPAAPGKGGSSTMPHKRNPVGAAVLIGAATRVPGLVSTLFSAMPQEHERSLGLWHAEWETLPEICCLVSGSLQQARLLADGLEVDAARMTRNLELTQGLVLAEAVSIVLAQRVGRDTAHHLLEQCCKRAVAEQRHLRAVLGDEPQVTAELSEAELDDLLNPAHYLGQAHVWVERAVAEHNALTV; translated from the coding sequence ATGACTCAGCGACCGGGCAATCAATTGTTCGATGCCTATTTCACCGCTCGCGATATGCGCGAGGTGTTCTGCGATCAGGGCCGCGTGCAGGCAATGCTCGACTTCGAAGCGGCGCTGGCCCGGGCCGAGGCGCGTATTGGCCTGATTCCTTTATCAGCGGTGGCACCGATTGCGGCGGCGTGCGACGCCGGTCTGTATGACTTCGCGGCGCTGGGCGAGACGATTGCCAGCGCCGGCAACTCGGCGATTCCACTGGTCAAGGCGTTGGGTAGACAGATTGCGTCTAGCGACGCCGAAGCCGAGCGCTATGTGCATCTGGGCGCGACCAGTCAGGACGTAATGGATTCCGGGCTGGTGCTGCAATTGCGTCAGGCGTTGGCGCTGATCGAAAGCGATCTGGCGCAACTGGCCGATTCGCTGGCCACCCAGGCACAACGGTTCGCCACCACGCCGTTGGCCGGACGAACCTGGCTGCAACACGCGACGCCAGTTACCCTCGGCATGAAAATCGCCGGCTGGCTGGGTGCTGTGACGCGCAGCCGTCAGCGTCTGCGGGAACTGAAACCGCGGCTGCTGGTGCTGCAATTCGGTGGCGCCTCCGGCACGCTCGCGGCGCTGGGTGAGCAGGCCTTGCCAATCGCGCAAGCCTTGGCCGAAGAGCTGCAATTGAGCCTGCCGGAACAACCGTGGCACACCCAGCGCGATTGCATCGTCGAATTCGGCGCCGTGCTTGGCCTGATCGCCGGCAGCCTCGGCAAGCTCGGCCGCGACATCAGCCTGTTGATGCAGACCGAAGCGGCGGAAGTGTTCGAGCCGGCGGCGCCGGGCAAGGGCGGGTCATCGACCATGCCGCACAAACGCAACCCGGTGGGCGCGGCGGTATTGATCGGCGCGGCGACCCGGGTGCCGGGGCTGGTGTCGACGCTGTTCAGTGCGATGCCGCAGGAACACGAGCGCAGCCTCGGTCTGTGGCATGCCGAATGGGAAACCCTGCCGGAGATTTGCTGCCTGGTCTCGGGTTCGCTGCAACAGGCGCGCTTGCTTGCCGATGGCCTGGAAGTCGACGCCGCACGCATGACCCGTAACCTCGAATTGACTCAAGGGCTGGTGCTGGCCGAAGCGGTGAGCATTGTCCTTGCACAACGGGTGGGTCGCGACACCGCGCATCATCTGCTGGAACAGTGCTGCAAACGCGCGGTGGCCGAGCAGCGTCACTTGCGCGCGGTGCTCGGTGACGAGCCGCAAGTCACCGCCGAACTCAGCGAGGCTGAACTCGACGATCTTCTCAACCCCGCGCACTACCTCGGCCAGGCCCACGTCTGGGTCGAGCGCGCGGTGGCCGAACACAACGCTTTGACTGTCTGA
- the pcaH gene encoding protocatechuate 3,4-dioxygenase subunit beta: MTDKPGYRRPQAGTQPDYLHPTYQSTNLRSPSKPLVYLPHSLSEITGPTIGAEHVTEKDNDLTAQHDGEPLGERIIIHGRVLDENGLPVPGILVEIWQANAAGRYNHARDLHDAPLDPNFTGTGRTVTDADGWYQFQTIKPGAYPWGNHHNAWRPAHIHFSLFGPSILTRLVTQMYFPGDPLLAYDPIYNCVPDTSAKERLIASFDLEKTIPSYALGYRWDIVLRGRDATPMEK, from the coding sequence ATGACTGACAAGCCTGGTTACCGTCGCCCACAGGCAGGCACTCAGCCTGACTACCTGCACCCGACCTATCAATCCACCAACCTGCGCTCGCCGTCCAAGCCTTTGGTGTATCTGCCCCATTCACTCTCGGAAATCACCGGGCCAACCATTGGCGCCGAGCACGTCACCGAGAAGGACAACGACCTGACCGCCCAGCACGACGGTGAACCGTTAGGCGAGCGCATCATTATTCATGGTCGCGTACTCGACGAAAACGGTCTGCCGGTGCCGGGGATTCTGGTGGAGATCTGGCAGGCGAACGCCGCCGGCCGCTACAACCACGCGCGCGATCTGCACGACGCGCCGCTGGACCCGAATTTTACCGGCACCGGCCGAACCGTTACCGATGCCGACGGCTGGTATCAGTTCCAGACCATCAAGCCCGGCGCCTATCCGTGGGGCAATCACCACAATGCGTGGCGCCCGGCGCACATCCATTTTTCCCTGTTCGGGCCGAGCATCCTCACGCGTCTGGTCACGCAAATGTATTTCCCCGGTGATCCGTTGCTGGCCTATGACCCGATCTACAACTGCGTGCCGGACACTTCGGCCAAGGAACGCCTGATCGCCAGTTTCGATCTGGAAAAAACCATTCCGTCCTACGCCCTCGGTTACCGCTGGGACATCGTGCTGCGCGGCCGTGATGCCACGCCGATGGAGAAATAA
- the pcaC gene encoding 4-carboxymuconolactone decarboxylase yields MDEKQRYDEGMRVRRAVLGDAHVDRSLTTLTEFNSEFQEMITRHAWGDIWTRPGLPRHTRSLITIAMLIGMNREGELKLHLRAAANNGVSRGEIKEVIMQSAIYCGIPAANATFHLAESVWDELGVESRD; encoded by the coding sequence GTGGACGAAAAACAACGTTACGACGAAGGCATGCGAGTGCGCCGCGCGGTATTGGGCGACGCCCATGTCGATCGCAGCCTGACCACCCTGACCGAATTCAACTCGGAGTTCCAGGAGATGATCACCCGCCACGCCTGGGGTGACATCTGGACCCGCCCGGGTCTGCCCCGGCATACCCGCAGCCTGATCACCATTGCCATGCTGATCGGCATGAACCGCGAGGGTGAACTGAAACTGCACCTGCGCGCAGCGGCCAACAACGGCGTGAGCCGGGGCGAGATCAAGGAAGTGATCATGCAGAGCGCGATCTACTGCGGGATCCCGGCGGCGAATGCGACGTTTCATCTGGCCGAATCGGTGTGGGATGAATTGGGTGTTGAATCCCGGGATTGA
- the pcaD gene encoding 3-oxoadipate enol-lactonase, translating into MAFVHLADGELHYQIDGPDDAPVLVLSNSLGTDLHMWDAQMPAFTEHFRVLRFDTRGHGRSLVTEGPYSIEQLGHDVLGLLDALHIERAHFCGLSMGGLIGQWLGINAGHRLHKLIVCNTAAKIGDPSVWNPRIETVLRDGPAAMVALRDASIARWFTPDFSAAHPAAAKKITDMLAATDPQGYAANCAAVRDADFREQLASINVPLLVIAGSEDAVTPPSGGHFIRDHVRGAEYAEFYAAHLSNVQAGAGFSDRVLAFLQAQ; encoded by the coding sequence GTGGCTTTCGTTCACCTCGCCGATGGCGAACTGCACTACCAAATCGATGGCCCGGACGATGCGCCGGTGCTGGTGCTGTCCAACTCGCTGGGCACCGACCTGCACATGTGGGACGCGCAGATGCCGGCGTTCACCGAGCATTTTCGCGTGCTGCGTTTCGACACCCGCGGCCACGGCCGATCGCTGGTCACCGAAGGGCCGTACAGCATTGAGCAACTGGGCCACGACGTGCTCGGTCTGCTCGATGCGCTGCACATCGAGCGTGCACATTTCTGCGGACTGTCGATGGGCGGGCTGATCGGTCAGTGGCTGGGAATCAACGCTGGCCATCGTCTGCACAAGCTGATCGTCTGCAACACAGCGGCGAAAATAGGTGATCCGTCGGTGTGGAATCCGCGCATTGAAACGGTATTGCGCGACGGCCCGGCGGCGATGGTCGCGCTGCGTGACGCCTCGATTGCGCGCTGGTTCACCCCGGACTTCTCGGCAGCGCATCCGGCAGCGGCAAAGAAGATCACCGATATGCTTGCAGCGACTGACCCACAAGGCTATGCCGCCAACTGTGCAGCGGTGCGCGACGCGGATTTCCGTGAGCAACTGGCTTCGATCAACGTGCCATTGCTGGTGATTGCCGGCAGCGAAGATGCGGTGACGCCACCGTCCGGTGGGCATTTCATTCGCGACCACGTGCGCGGCGCCGAGTACGCCGAGTTCTACGCGGCGCACCTGTCCAACGTGCAGGCCGGCGCCGGGTTCAGCGACCGTGTGCTGGCGTTTTTGCAGGCTCAGTGA
- a CDS encoding MFS transporter: MNQPQSAVGNCLDVQTFINAQPISRYQWRVVILCFLIVFLDGLDTAAMGFIAPALSQDWGIDRASLGPVMSAALIGMVFGALGSGPLADRFGRKVVLVGAVVLFGAFSLASAYSTNVEQLLVLRFLTGLGLGAGMPNATTLLSEYTPERKKSLLVTSMFCGFNLGMAGGGFISAKLIPAFGWHSLLLIGGVLPLMLAVVLLFWLPESARYLVVRNRGTDKVRKTLAPIDPLVVAQASSFSVPEQQTVKARNVFAVIFSGTYSAGTLLLWLTYFMGLVIVYLLTSWLPTLMRDSGASMEQSAFIGALFQFGGVLSAVAVGWAMDRFNPHKVIGIFYLLAGVFAYAVGQSLGNITLLATLVLVAGMCVNGAQSAMPSLAARFYPTQGRATGVSWMLGIGRFGAILGAWMGATLLGLGWDFEQVLTALVIPAGLATAAVLVKGMVRHADAT; this comes from the coding sequence ATGAACCAGCCTCAGTCCGCTGTGGGTAACTGCCTCGATGTGCAGACCTTTATCAACGCCCAACCGATCTCGCGCTATCAGTGGCGGGTGGTGATCCTGTGTTTTCTGATTGTGTTTCTCGATGGACTCGATACCGCGGCGATGGGCTTTATTGCCCCGGCGCTGTCGCAGGACTGGGGCATTGACCGTGCCAGTTTGGGACCGGTGATGAGTGCCGCGCTGATCGGCATGGTCTTCGGTGCTCTCGGTTCCGGCCCGCTGGCTGACCGCTTCGGGCGCAAAGTGGTGCTCGTCGGCGCGGTGGTGCTGTTCGGCGCCTTCAGCCTGGCGTCGGCGTACAGCACCAACGTCGAACAATTACTGGTGCTGCGCTTTCTGACCGGCCTTGGCCTCGGAGCGGGGATGCCCAACGCAACAACGCTGTTGTCGGAATACACCCCGGAGCGCAAGAAATCCCTGCTGGTGACCAGCATGTTCTGCGGCTTCAACCTGGGCATGGCCGGCGGCGGGTTCATCTCGGCGAAGCTGATTCCAGCGTTCGGCTGGCACAGCCTGTTACTGATCGGCGGGGTGCTGCCACTGATGCTCGCAGTGGTGCTGCTGTTCTGGCTGCCGGAGTCGGCGCGCTATCTGGTCGTGCGCAACCGCGGCACCGATAAAGTGCGCAAGACCCTGGCGCCCATTGATCCGCTTGTGGTCGCCCAAGCCTCCAGTTTCAGCGTGCCGGAACAGCAAACCGTGAAGGCGCGCAACGTCTTCGCGGTGATCTTCTCCGGTACTTACAGCGCCGGCACCCTGCTGTTGTGGCTGACCTATTTCATGGGCCTGGTGATCGTGTACCTGCTGACCAGTTGGCTGCCTACGCTGATGCGCGACAGTGGCGCCAGCATGGAACAGTCCGCGTTCATCGGAGCACTGTTTCAGTTCGGTGGCGTATTGAGCGCGGTCGCGGTGGGCTGGGCAATGGATCGCTTCAATCCGCACAAGGTCATCGGCATTTTCTACCTGCTGGCCGGGGTGTTTGCCTACGCAGTGGGGCAGAGCCTGGGCAACATTACGCTGTTGGCGACCCTGGTGCTGGTGGCGGGCATGTGCGTCAACGGTGCGCAATCGGCGATGCCGTCGCTGGCGGCGCGGTTTTATCCGACCCAGGGGCGGGCGACCGGGGTGTCGTGGATGCTCGGGATTGGCCGCTTCGGCGCGATTCTCGGGGCGTGGATGGGCGCGACCCTGTTGGGTCTGGGCTGGGATTTCGAGCAGGTGCTGACGGCTTTGGTGATCCCGGCCGGTTTGGCGACGGCGGCGGTGTTAGTGAAGGGCATGGTCAGACATGCAGATGCCACCTGA
- a CDS encoding CoA-transferase subunit beta gives MTYTTNEMMTVAAARRLKNGSVCFVGIGLPSKAANLARLTSSPDVVLIYESGPIGAKPSVLPLSIGDGELAETADTVVPTGEIFRYWLQGGRIDVGFLGAAQVDRFGNINTTVVGDYHAPKVRLPGAGGAPEIAGSAKSVLIILKQSARSFVDKLDFITSVGHGEGGDSRKRLGLPGAGPVGIITDLCIMEPEEGTHEFVVTALHPGVTREQVVAATGWAIRFADTVETTAEPTEVELTALRDLEARTAAAHGQTPGEA, from the coding sequence ATGACTTATACCACCAACGAAATGATGACCGTCGCTGCGGCCCGCCGCCTGAAAAACGGCTCGGTGTGCTTCGTCGGCATCGGCCTGCCATCGAAAGCTGCCAACCTTGCGCGACTGACCTCGTCGCCGGACGTGGTGTTGATCTACGAATCCGGCCCGATTGGCGCCAAGCCGAGCGTACTGCCGCTGTCCATCGGTGACGGCGAGTTGGCCGAGACCGCCGACACCGTGGTGCCGACCGGTGAGATTTTTCGCTACTGGCTGCAGGGCGGGCGCATCGACGTCGGTTTTCTCGGCGCCGCGCAGGTTGACCGTTTTGGCAACATCAACACCACCGTGGTCGGCGACTATCACGCGCCGAAAGTACGCCTGCCGGGTGCCGGTGGCGCGCCGGAGATTGCCGGTTCGGCGAAAAGCGTGCTGATCATCCTCAAACAGTCGGCGCGTTCGTTTGTCGACAAACTCGATTTCATCACCTCGGTCGGTCATGGCGAGGGCGGCGATTCGCGCAAGCGTCTGGGCCTGCCGGGCGCCGGTCCGGTGGGGATCATCACTGACCTGTGCATCATGGAGCCGGAGGAGGGCACTCACGAATTCGTCGTCACTGCGTTGCATCCGGGCGTGACCCGTGAGCAAGTGGTGGCCGCCACTGGTTGGGCGATTCGCTTTGCCGATACGGTTGAAACCACCGCTGAGCCGACCGAAGTCGAGCTGACGGCGCTGCGTGATCTTGAAGCGCGCACCGCTGCCGCCCACGGTCAGACACCGGGAGAAGCATGA
- the pcaF gene encoding 3-oxoadipyl-CoA thiolase, translated as MMRDVYICDAIRTPIGRFGGGLSAVRADDLAAVPIKALMERNPAVDWTAIDEVFLGCANQAGEDNRNVARMALLLAGLPASVPGVTLNRLCASGMDAIGTAFRAIASGEMELAIAGGVESMSRAPFVMGKADAAFSRNMKLEDTTIGWRFINPLMKAQYGVDAMPQTADNVADDYKVSREDQDAFALRSQQRTAAAQAAGYFAEEIVEVRIAHKKGETVVSQDEHPRADTTLEALSKLKPVNGADKTVTAGNASGVNDGAAALILASAEAVKKHGLTARAKVLGMASAGVAPRVMGIGPVPAVRRLTERLGVAVSDFDVIELNEAFASQGLAVLRELGLADDAPQVNPNGGAIALGHPLGMSGARLVLTALHHLEKTGGKKGLATMCVGVGQGLALAIERV; from the coding sequence ATGATGCGTGACGTGTATATCTGCGACGCGATTCGCACCCCCATCGGCCGTTTCGGCGGCGGACTGTCCGCCGTGCGCGCCGACGATTTGGCCGCCGTGCCGATCAAGGCGCTGATGGAACGTAATCCAGCGGTGGACTGGACGGCCATCGACGAAGTCTTTCTTGGCTGCGCCAATCAGGCCGGTGAAGACAACCGCAACGTTGCGCGCATGGCGCTGTTGCTCGCCGGCCTGCCTGCCAGTGTGCCGGGTGTGACCCTCAATCGCCTCTGCGCTTCGGGCATGGATGCGATCGGCACGGCGTTTCGCGCCATCGCCAGCGGCGAGATGGAGCTGGCGATTGCCGGCGGCGTCGAGTCGATGTCCCGCGCGCCGTTCGTGATGGGCAAGGCCGATGCGGCGTTTTCGCGCAACATGAAACTGGAAGACACCACCATCGGCTGGCGTTTCATCAACCCGCTGATGAAGGCGCAGTACGGCGTCGATGCCATGCCGCAAACCGCTGACAACGTCGCCGACGACTACAAGGTATCGCGCGAGGATCAGGACGCCTTTGCCCTGCGCAGTCAGCAGCGTACCGCCGCCGCCCAGGCCGCTGGCTACTTCGCTGAAGAAATCGTTGAAGTGCGCATCGCGCATAAGAAAGGCGAAACCGTGGTCAGCCAGGACGAACATCCGCGCGCTGACACCACCCTTGAAGCGCTGAGCAAACTGAAACCGGTCAACGGCGCCGACAAAACCGTCACCGCCGGGAATGCCTCGGGTGTTAACGATGGCGCCGCGGCACTGATTCTCGCTTCAGCCGAAGCAGTAAAAAAACACGGCCTGACCGCCCGTGCCAAAGTGCTCGGCATGGCCAGCGCCGGTGTGGCGCCGCGGGTGATGGGCATCGGCCCGGTGCCGGCGGTGCGCAGGTTGACCGAACGCCTTGGCGTGGCGGTCAGCGATTTCGACGTGATCGAACTCAACGAGGCGTTTGCCAGCCAGGGTCTGGCGGTGTTGCGCGAGTTGGGTCTGGCCGACGATGCGCCACAGGTCAACCCGAACGGTGGCGCGATTGCCTTGGGCCACCCGCTGGGCATGAGCGGGGCGCGGCTGGTGCTGACAGCCCTGCATCATCTGGAAAAAACCGGTGGCAAGAAAGGTCTGGCGACCATGTGCGTCGGTGTCGGCCAAGGTCTGGCCCTGGCCATCGAACGCGTCTGA
- the pcaG gene encoding protocatechuate 3,4-dioxygenase subunit alpha, with protein MTLTATTSHTVGPYYHIGLTWLNREALANELTLGERVAITGQVVDGNGDIVSDAMLEVWQANAAGKYDHPEDQQDKPLDPNFEGFGRIPVDAEGRFRFTTIKPGTVQGVKGSTQAPHLVVLVFARGLVKHLLTRIYFEGEPANVDDPLLECVPAERRQTLLAKADASGVYQWNVILQGTDAETVFFDY; from the coding sequence ATGACCCTGACTGCGACTACCTCCCACACCGTCGGGCCGTATTACCACATCGGCCTGACCTGGCTGAATCGCGAAGCCCTCGCCAACGAGCTGACCCTGGGCGAGCGCGTGGCGATCACCGGCCAGGTGGTGGACGGCAACGGCGATATCGTCAGCGACGCCATGCTTGAAGTCTGGCAGGCCAACGCCGCCGGCAAATACGACCACCCGGAAGATCAGCAAGACAAACCGCTCGACCCGAATTTCGAAGGTTTTGGCCGGATCCCTGTGGACGCCGAAGGGCGCTTCCGTTTCACCACGATCAAACCCGGCACTGTGCAAGGGGTCAAAGGCTCGACCCAGGCGCCGCACCTGGTGGTGCTGGTGTTCGCCCGGGGTCTGGTCAAGCACCTGCTGACGCGGATCTACTTTGAGGGTGAGCCGGCGAACGTGGATGACCCGTTGCTGGAATGCGTGCCGGCAGAACGTCGCCAGACCTTGCTGGCCAAAGCGGATGCTTCGGGCGTGTATCAGTGGAATGTGATTCTGCAGGGCACTGATGCCGAGACGGTGTTCTTTGATTATTGA